CGGCAACCGACCCGGGCCTGGCGATCAATTGGAACCCGGTGGGCGAGACCTGGCGCAACCTGCGGCTTGCGCACGGCAACCTGGTGGTGTTCCGCTCGCTGCTGGGAATCTCGTGGATGTGGTTCTTCGGCGCCGTCTTCCTGAGCCAGTTCCCGAGCTTCGCCAAGGAGGTGCTGCATGGCAACGAGCAGGTCGCCTCGCTGCTGCTGGTGGTGTTCTCGGTCGGCATCGGCATCGGCTCGCTGCTGTGCGAGACGCTGAGCCGCCGCCAGGTGGAGATCGGCCTGGTGCCGCTGGGCGCGATCGGCATGAGCGTGTTCGCCATCGACCTCTACTTCGCCTCGCGCAGCCTGTCGCCCGCGACCGAGATGGGCTTGCAAGGCTTCGTGGCCCAGGTCCCGCACTGGCGGGTGATGGCCGACCTGGGCTTGCTCTCGCTCTTCGCCGGCCTCTACAGCGTGCCGATGTACGCGCTGATCCAGCTGCGCAGCCAGCCCACGCACCGCGCACGCATCATTGCGGCCAACAACATCCTCAATGCGCTCTTCATGATCGCCAGCGCGGCAATTGCGGGGGCGCTGCTCAAGGCCGGCTTCACCATCCCGCAGATCTTCCTCTTCACCGGCATCGCCAATGCGGTGGTGGCCTTCTACATCTTCATGCTGGTGCCGGAGTACCTGCTGCGCTTCGTCGCCTGGGTCCTGACGCACCTGGTCTATCGCTTCGAGGTGAAGGGCGAGGAGCACATCCCCGCGGAGGGCCCGGCCTTGCTGGTCTGCAACCATGTGAGCTTCATCGACGCGGTACTGCTGATGGCCGCCAGCCCGCGGCCGATCCGCTTCATCATGGACCACCGGATCTTCCGCGTGCCGGTGCTCGGCTGGCTGTTCCGCCTGGCCAAGGCCATTCCGATCGCGCCGCAGAAGGAAGATCCCGCCGCCTACGCGGCGGCCTTCGCCAGCGCGGTGCAGGTGCTGCGCGAGGGCGACCTGCTCGCCATCTTCCCCGAGGGCGCGATCACGCGGGACGGCACGCTACAGACCTTCAAGGGCGGGGTGATGAAGATCCTGGATGACGCCCGCGCCGAAGGCGTCGACGCGCCGGTCATCCCGATGGCGCTGACCAACCTCTGGGGCTCCTACTTCAGCCGCATCGAGGTTCGCGACGGCGAGCGCGTGGCGATGGTGCGTCCCTTCCGGCGCGGCTTCTTCAGCCGCGTCGGGCTCCGTGTCGGCAGCGCGATGGCGCGCGCCGAAGTGCAGCCGGAGTCCCTGCAGCGGCGCGTGAGCAGCCTGCTGGGGAGCCAGCCGGCCTGATGCTGTTCCTGCCCGACGACTTCTGGTATTCGATTACCTGGTTCGGTGACAGCGGCTTCCTGCTGCCGGTCGCGGCCTGGATCGCCGTGTGGCTGGGCGTGCGGACGGTCACGCGGCCGGTCGCCTGGCGCTGGCTCGCGCTCTTCGGCTCGGCCGGCGCCTTGGTGGCGGCCTCGAAGATTGCCTTCATGGGCTGGGGCATCGGCAGCGCCACGCTCAACTTCACCGGCATCAGCGGGCACACGATGCTCTCGACCAGCATCTGGCCGGTCGCCTTCTGGCTGGTCGCCGCGCACTGGCGGCCGCGCGTGCGCGCGGCCGTCGCTGCGCTCGGCTGGGTCTTTGCCGCGCTCATCGGGCTGTCGAGGCTGGCGATCTATGCCCATTCCAAGTCGGAGGTGGCGGCCGGCTTCCTGCTTGGCGCGGCCGTCAGCGCGGTCTTCCTCTGGCGCCAGCATCACCGGCCTCCGCGGCTCCACTGGGTCCTGCTGCTGATCAGCATCGCGTCGCCGCTGCTGTTCCTGCGCCCCGGCA
Above is a window of Variovorax sp. RA8 DNA encoding:
- a CDS encoding MFS transporter; its protein translation is MTISTDTSPLVGAPAPNSHANQFSLLGQRRFAPFFWTQFAGAANDNLFKFAFTVMVTYQLQLGWMPPAMAGLVIGALFILPFLLFSATAGQLTDKYDKTKMIRFVKNLEIAIMVLAAWGFMRADAVLLLGCVFLMGLHSTLFGPVKFAYLPQVLDARELTGGNGMVEMGTFVAILLGQVAGGVLVALPGIGHTTVAVACLLLALVGRGVAQAIPPAPATDPGLAINWNPVGETWRNLRLAHGNLVVFRSLLGISWMWFFGAVFLSQFPSFAKEVLHGNEQVASLLLVVFSVGIGIGSLLCETLSRRQVEIGLVPLGAIGMSVFAIDLYFASRSLSPATEMGLQGFVAQVPHWRVMADLGLLSLFAGLYSVPMYALIQLRSQPTHRARIIAANNILNALFMIASAAIAGALLKAGFTIPQIFLFTGIANAVVAFYIFMLVPEYLLRFVAWVLTHLVYRFEVKGEEHIPAEGPALLVCNHVSFIDAVLLMAASPRPIRFIMDHRIFRVPVLGWLFRLAKAIPIAPQKEDPAAYAAAFASAVQVLREGDLLAIFPEGAITRDGTLQTFKGGVMKILDDARAEGVDAPVIPMALTNLWGSYFSRIEVRDGERVAMVRPFRRGFFSRVGLRVGSAMARAEVQPESLQRRVSSLLGSQPA
- a CDS encoding phosphatase PAP2 family protein, coding for MLFLPDDFWYSITWFGDSGFLLPVAAWIAVWLGVRTVTRPVAWRWLALFGSAGALVAASKIAFMGWGIGSATLNFTGISGHTMLSTSIWPVAFWLVAAHWRPRVRAAVAALGWVFAALIGLSRLAIYAHSKSEVAAGFLLGAAVSAVFLWRQHHRPPRLHWVLLLISIASPLLFLRPGTPAPTHDALEVIAVRLAGAERAFTRDDLLRRRQQRIGTD